From one Clostridia bacterium genomic stretch:
- a CDS encoding rRNA pseudouridine synthase, with amino-acid sequence MRINKYLAECGVASRRAADEMIKAGRVSVNGKIMTELGYDVVVENDTVKVDGKKIKPINRYTYLMLNKPKGCICSASDELGRKTVYDYVRTNKKLDCVGRLDYDSEGLLLLTNDGELLHRLTHPAYEIPKTYIVKIEGTLSDEEKARWSEGLTLADGTRTAPATVNVLSTEGNLTRLEIVLREGKNREIRRMAETLGKTVTFLKRTAVGDLKLGGLGRGASRYLTSKEVAYLKTLTKD; translated from the coding sequence ATGCGCATCAACAAATATCTGGCCGAATGCGGCGTGGCCTCCCGCCGAGCCGCCGACGAAATGATCAAGGCGGGCAGAGTATCCGTCAATGGCAAGATAATGACCGAATTGGGGTATGACGTGGTGGTAGAAAACGATACCGTCAAGGTGGACGGCAAGAAGATCAAGCCCATCAATCGCTACACCTATCTTATGCTCAACAAGCCCAAAGGTTGCATCTGCTCGGCCTCGGACGAACTCGGCCGCAAGACGGTCTACGACTACGTGCGCACCAACAAAAAGTTGGACTGCGTGGGGCGTTTGGACTACGACAGCGAGGGGCTTCTCCTTCTCACCAACGACGGCGAATTGTTGCACCGTCTCACCCACCCCGCCTACGAGATACCCAAGACCTATATCGTCAAGATCGAGGGCACCCTCTCCGACGAGGAGAAGGCACGCTGGTCTGAGGGGCTTACGCTTGCCGACGGCACCCGCACCGCGCCCGCTACGGTCAATGTTCTCTCCACCGAGGGCAACCTCACCCGTTTGGAGATCGTTTTGCGCGAGGGCAAAAACCGCGAGATCCGCCGTATGGCCGAGACCTTGGGCAAGACGGTCACCTTCCTCAAACGCACGGCGGTAGGCGATCTCAAACTCGGCGGTTTGGGCCGTGGCGCCAGCCGCTACCTCACGTCCAAAGAAGTCGCCTATCTCAAAACCCTCACCAAAGACTAA
- a CDS encoding cation:proton antiporter, protein MEYYALLLPLALILVLSKSAGVLLGKIGVPQVIGMIAAGVLVGLIGFIPHQTVLTPAVEEGLSFLAKIGVVIIMFSAGLDTDLKKVKQTGASAIVITVLGVVVPLGAGFAVAGAFFGFEDIFSCLFYGVILTATSVSVTVATLKELGKLDSKVGTAIISAAILDDIIGIALLSLVIGLKGAGSGAATGLLGRILSAAGATVAPSVEIWLVLSNIVLFFAVGIGIGLVFRYLFRLLAVHHHHFRRIAIFAFALCFFYAYAAEAWFGVADITGAFLAGLLLSGLKESSYIDRKADISTYMIFGPVFFANIGVLTMMQIVRGEFAVTPAFIWFGVCFVAVGLVGKLIGCGVGAKLCRFDFKDSFRVGLGMMARAEVVLICTQKGVQSGLVSPSITPFVLAIILLSSLLTPLLLKVTYRSEHVPQEPADLA, encoded by the coding sequence ATGGAATACTACGCGTTACTATTACCCTTAGCCCTCATTCTCGTCCTCAGCAAATCCGCGGGCGTTCTTTTGGGCAAAATCGGCGTGCCGCAGGTCATCGGTATGATCGCCGCGGGCGTTCTCGTCGGTCTCATCGGCTTTATTCCCCACCAAACCGTCCTCACCCCCGCCGTAGAGGAAGGCCTCTCTTTCCTTGCCAAGATCGGCGTGGTCATCATCATGTTCTCGGCAGGATTGGACACCGACCTCAAAAAGGTCAAGCAGACGGGCGCCTCGGCCATCGTCATCACGGTTTTGGGCGTAGTCGTGCCCTTAGGCGCGGGCTTCGCCGTGGCGGGCGCGTTCTTCGGTTTCGAGGATATTTTCAGTTGCCTCTTCTACGGCGTCATTCTCACGGCTACTTCTGTCTCGGTCACGGTCGCCACGCTCAAAGAACTCGGCAAGTTGGATTCCAAGGTTGGCACGGCCATCATCTCGGCCGCCATTTTGGACGATATCATCGGCATCGCGCTGCTCAGCCTTGTCATCGGGCTCAAAGGCGCGGGTTCGGGTGCCGCCACGGGGCTTTTGGGGCGCATCCTCTCGGCGGCGGGCGCCACGGTCGCCCCCTCGGTCGAAATATGGCTCGTTCTTTCCAATATCGTCCTCTTCTTCGCGGTGGGCATCGGCATAGGCCTCGTCTTCCGCTATCTGTTCCGCCTTCTTGCCGTCCATCACCACCACTTCCGCCGCATCGCCATCTTCGCTTTCGCGCTGTGCTTCTTCTACGCCTACGCGGCCGAAGCCTGGTTCGGCGTCGCCGACATCACGGGCGCGTTCCTCGCCGGTCTTCTATTGTCGGGGCTCAAAGAGAGTTCCTACATAGACCGCAAGGCGGACATTTCCACCTATATGATCTTCGGCCCCGTCTTTTTCGCCAACATCGGCGTTCTCACGATGATGCAGATCGTCCGCGGTGAGTTTGCGGTCACGCCCGCTTTTATATGGTTCGGCGTATGCTTCGTCGCGGTGGGGCTTGTGGGCAAACTCATCGGGTGCGGCGTGGGTGCCAAACTCTGCCGCTTCGACTTTAAGGACAGTTTCCGCGTAGGGCTCGGCATGATGGCGCGCGCCGAGGTGGTCCTCATCTGCACCCAAAAAGGCGTGCAGTCGGGGCTTGTTTCCCCCTCCATCACCCCCTTCGTGCTGGCCATCATTCTCCTCTCCTCGCTGCTTACTCCCCTTCTTCTCAAGGTCACCTACCGCAGTGAGCACGTCCCCCAAGAACCCGCCGATTTAGCTTAA
- a CDS encoding oxaloacetate decarboxylase subunit alpha translates to MAKLQITETILRDAHQSQAATRMRLDEMLPACPILDKVGYFSLEAWGGATFDSCLRFLNEDPWERLRALRKALPNTKLQMLLRGQNLLGYKHYADDVVDAFVKKSIENGIDIIRIFDALNDTRNMATAIKATKKYGGTCEVALAYTISPVHTREYFVNVAKELEAMGADIICIKDMANLLLPYEAYELVKALKKAVHVPIHLHTHNTCGTGNMTNLMAARAGVDIVDCALSPLGDGTSNPCTESLVATLQGTDLDTGLDLGLLNQAAAHFRTVAERLKKDGVLNPKVLNVNVNVLVYQVPGGMLSNLLNQLKEAKAEDKYQAVLEEVPRVRADLGYPPLVTPTSQIVGTQAVMNVLFGRYKRVTKETKGLLKGEYGRLPAEPNPELVQEVLKGEERITCRPADLIEPELEKYRKEVAEFAESEEDVLSYALFPQVATNFFKQRKAQKYGVDVTLGDKENPIHPV, encoded by the coding sequence ATGGCTAAATTGCAAATTACCGAAACGATTTTACGTGACGCGCACCAATCGCAGGCGGCTACCCGTATGCGTTTGGACGAGATGTTGCCCGCTTGTCCCATATTGGACAAGGTGGGGTATTTCAGCCTGGAAGCCTGGGGCGGCGCGACCTTTGACAGTTGCTTGCGCTTCTTGAACGAGGATCCGTGGGAGAGACTGCGCGCTTTGCGTAAGGCCCTGCCTAATACCAAGTTGCAGATGCTGTTGCGCGGGCAAAACCTGTTGGGCTACAAGCATTACGCGGACGACGTGGTGGACGCTTTCGTGAAGAAGAGCATCGAGAACGGCATTGATATCATTCGTATTTTCGACGCCTTGAACGATACGCGAAATATGGCGACCGCCATCAAGGCCACCAAAAAGTACGGCGGTACGTGCGAAGTGGCGTTGGCGTATACCATCAGCCCCGTGCATACGCGGGAATACTTCGTCAACGTGGCCAAGGAGTTGGAAGCGATGGGCGCGGACATCATCTGCATAAAGGATATGGCTAACCTCTTGCTACCCTACGAGGCGTACGAATTGGTGAAAGCGCTCAAAAAAGCCGTGCACGTACCCATCCATTTGCATACGCATAACACCTGCGGCACGGGCAATATGACCAACTTGATGGCCGCCAGAGCGGGCGTGGATATCGTGGACTGCGCGTTGAGTCCTTTGGGCGACGGCACCTCTAACCCCTGCACCGAGAGCTTGGTGGCGACCTTGCAGGGCACCGACCTCGATACGGGGCTCGACTTGGGGCTTTTGAACCAAGCGGCGGCGCATTTCCGCACGGTGGCCGAACGGCTGAAAAAGGACGGCGTGCTGAATCCCAAGGTGCTGAACGTCAACGTGAACGTGCTGGTGTACCAGGTGCCCGGCGGTATGCTGAGCAATCTTCTAAACCAACTGAAAGAGGCCAAGGCAGAGGATAAGTACCAAGCGGTGCTGGAAGAAGTGCCGAGAGTGCGCGCCGACCTCGGGTATCCGCCCCTCGTGACGCCTACCTCGCAGATAGTAGGTACGCAAGCCGTGATGAACGTGCTGTTCGGACGGTATAAACGCGTGACGAAAGAGACCAAAGGCCTCTTGAAAGGCGAATACGGCAGATTGCCCGCCGAACCCAACCCCGAGTTGGTGCAGGAAGTGCTGAAAGGCGAAGAACGCATTACCTGCCGCCCCGCTGACCTCATCGAGCCCGAATTGGAGAAATACCGCAAGGAAGTGGCCGAGTTCGCCGAGAGCGAAGAGGACGTGTTGAGTTACGCCCTGTTCCCGCAAGTGGCGACCAACTTCTTCAAACAACGTAAAGCGCAAAAGTACGGCGTGGACGTGACGTTGGGCGACAAAGAGAACCCGATACACCCGGTGTAA
- a CDS encoding winged helix-turn-helix transcriptional regulator — MRYHSSVCRRASAPPKGEYAVQPKTNRHQDSLIHYYLPSVATLDRLSTFFSVFSDPARIKILTALSLAELCVTDLARHCCMQQSTVSHQLALLRRQGLVTTRRDGKVIYYSIASPYVARTLEVGADFLHAKP; from the coding sequence ATGCGCTACCATTCAAGTGTGTGCCGCCGAGCTTCCGCGCCGCCCAAAGGAGAATACGCCGTGCAACCCAAAACCAACCGTCACCAGGACAGTCTTATTCACTACTATCTGCCTTCCGTCGCCACGCTCGACCGCCTGTCGACCTTCTTCTCCGTCTTTTCCGATCCCGCCCGCATCAAAATACTCACCGCCCTCTCCCTTGCCGAACTGTGCGTCACCGACCTCGCCCGACATTGCTGTATGCAACAAAGCACGGTCTCGCACCAGCTGGCGTTACTCCGTCGGCAAGGTCTCGTCACCACCCGCAGGGACGGCAAAGTCATCTACTATTCGATTGCCTCACCTTACGTCGCCCGCACGCTGGAGGTAGGCGCCGACTTCCTCCACGCCAAACCATGA